A stretch of DNA from Triticum dicoccoides isolate Atlit2015 ecotype Zavitan chromosome 2A, WEW_v2.0, whole genome shotgun sequence:
ATTTGGCCACTGATCTCGCCGGCAGATCACGCTACAGAGCAGAGCCGGCGAGCTCCCTAGTCAATCCGCCTTGAGGGTGTTGCCGACGTCGATGACGAAGCGGTACCTGACGTCGCCCTTGGCCAGGCGCTCCATGGCCGCGTTCACCTCCCCGGCGCCGATCACCTCGACGTCCGCCGCCACGCCATGCTCGGCGGCGAAGTCTAGCATCTCCTGCGTCTCGCTGATGCTCGCCATGCAgctcccggcaagagtcttgccgcctGTTCGGTCGCAGTAAAAGATCAAACCGGGAAGCTCGCAAGGCAAGATTTTTCTGAATGAAGGAAGATCATAAGATTTTTCTGGGTGATGAAGGAAGATCACAATCGAAGCTGAACTTACCGCCGATGAGAGCGAATGCGGAGACTTGCAGGGGCTTATCGGGGATGCCGAGCAGGATCATCTTGCCGTGGGGTTTGAGGAGCGCCAGGTACGGGTGCAGGGACGCGGCGGCGGACGCCGTGTTGACGATGCCGTGCATGGTGCCCGCGGCGGCCTTCATCTCCGCCGCGTCGGTGCTGAGGACGAACGCGTCCGCGCCCAGCCGCTCCAGCGCCTCCTCCCGCTTCCCGGGCGACGTGCTGATCACCGTCACCTTCGCCGCCCCGAACGCCCTGGCGAACTTGACGGCGACGTGCCCGAGCCCGCCGAGGCCGATCACGCCCACGTGGCTGCCGGGCGCGCCCAGCCCGTGGCGCCGCATGGGGGCGTACACGGTGGCGCCCGCGCAGAGCAGCGGCGCGGCGACGTCGAGCGGCAGGGCGtcggggaagcg
This window harbors:
- the LOC119356220 gene encoding cinnamyl alcohol dehydrogenase 7-like — protein: MAPTATTTTTAAEQQQHPRKAVGLAAHDASGHLSPIRIPRRSTGDDDVAIKVLYCGICHSDLHTIKNDWRNAIYPVVPGHEIAGVVTEVGKNVAGFAAGDRVGVGCMVNTCRACESCEEGAENYCARVVLTYNSRDRDGAVTRGGYSDLVVADARFVVRFPDALPLDVAAPLLCAGATVYAPMRRHGLGAPGSHVGVIGLGGLGHVAVKFARAFGAAKVTVISTSPGKREEALERLGADAFVLSTDAAEMKAAAGTMHGIVNTASAAASLHPYLALLKPHGKMILLGIPDKPLQVSAFALIGGGKTLAGSCMASISETQEMLDFAAEHGVAADVEVIGAGEVNAAMERLAKGDVRYRFVIDVGNTLKAD